One window of Quercus robur chromosome 12, dhQueRobu3.1, whole genome shotgun sequence genomic DNA carries:
- the LOC126710380 gene encoding uncharacterized protein LOC126710380 isoform X2 yields MYNGIGLQTPRGSGTNGYIQSNKFFIRSKTEKNSENGKGFEANPASAGLTRKPNRDILEHDRKRQIELKLVELEDQLTDEGCTDAEITKRLDEERKILEAAATAATSAFSQEGGNITNNKYSDTQTHQVAARKEKQMETLRSAFGIAASEPNEQSIEGSDDVRNGRKDGLGDDIKHYEKREHAFLDREFRGKKNMDEDQKVEKDDKKKGLKESRHHKKEGSKKRRHETDSSDTDSHGENSKALQKKHRRGNRVTDRESDSDIDADKKHKPSKKHKKSKIRDSDDSDSATDSDSNVNVRKTSRKHKKSKVHNIDDSDSATDSDMDADKKHKTLKHKNQKHDSDGSDSATDDSSNESSKRGDKYRTSNRRHGSSDGYGSTKPRIQNRDQHLRTSRRHDSKDESNDTDNEIEKKRSQLEKQRNHPSGSHRIENEKNQDKHVRMNRRHDSEDESSDTDKEMEKKRSLLERQRSQPSRSHRIENERNQDKHVRMNRRHDSEDESDDTDKEMEKKRSQLEKEMEKKRSQLEKQRNQPSGSHRIENEKNQDKHVRMNRRHDSEDESSDTDKEIEKKRSQLEKQRNRHSGSHRIENEKNKDQHVGRRHDSEDESDDEDSDTSYDRRKSKITAGRQKAVEKESVSPVDEIDFRRYKSRRDIADETTYESHERMRGKGRLNVGNEDEQPESKSRSRHSVKGAEHSGEQQKDSKIEYDSNTRAYLNKDDKKREDYSSFRSGGQRDNETIERGGRSYGKNDETERISRKDDRNYEEIGGGRRQSRVEEEQRGRKHRRDEDYEYRRHIRDDEENQRGSRRQVRGDDEERENRGHERDRQLDYSKRARYDDSRSSERKRHDYDKRDDDRARR; encoded by the exons ATGTATAACGGAATAGGGTTACAGACTCCGAGAGGGTCAGGCACCAATGGGTACATACAGAGCAACAAGTTTTTCATCAGGTCTAAGACTGAGAAGAACAGTGAGAACGGCAAGGGATTCGAGGCGAACCCGGCTTCGGCCGGTCTCACTAGGAAACCCAACAGAGATATTCTCGAGCACGATCGCAAGCGTCAGATTGAGCTCAAGCTCGTCGAACTCGAGGACCAGCTCACCGATGAGGGTTGCACCGATGCTGAGATTACCAAGCGGCTCGACGAGGAACGGAAGATCCTAGAAGCTGCTGCCACAGCCGCCACCTCTGCTTTTTCCCAGGAAGGAGGGAATATCACCAATAATAA ATATTCAGATACACAGACCCACCAAGTTGCTGCCAGAAAAGAGAAGCAAATGGAAACTTTAAGATCTGCTTTTGGGATAGCTGCATCTGAACCTAATGAGCAAAGTATTGAAGGCAGTGATGATGTCAGAAATGGCCGGAAGGATGGTCTTGGTGATGATATCAAGCATTATGAGAAACGTGAACATGCTTTTTTGGATAGAGAGTTCAGGGGGAAGAAAAACATGGATGAAGATCAGAAAGTTGAAAAAGATGATAAGAAAAAGGGTCTTAAAGAATCAAGGCACCACAAGAAGGAAGGAAGTAAAAAGAGAAGACATGAAACTGACTCTTCTGATACAGATAGCCATGGGGAGAATTCCAAGGCTCTTCAAAAGAAGCACCGCAGAGGTAATAGGGTCACTGATCGTGAAAGTGATTCTGATATTGATGCTGATAAGAAGCACAAGCCTTCTAAGAAGCATAAGAAAAGCAAAATACGTGACAGCGATGATTCTGATTCTGCTACTGATTCTGACAGCAATGTCAATGTGCGGAAGACTTCAAGGAAGCACAAGAAAAGCAAGGTGCACAACATTGATGATTCTGATTCTGCTACGGATTCTGATATGGATGCTGATAAGAAGCACAAGACATTAAAGCACAAGAACCAAAAACATGATAGTGATGGTTCTGATTCTGCTACCGATGACTCAAGCAATGAGAGTTCCAAAAGGGGGGATAAGTATAGAACATCTAATAGGAGGCATGGCTCCAGTGATGGTTATGGTTCAACTAAGCCTCGTATACAGAATCGGGATCAGCATTTGAGAACAAGTAGAAGACATGATTCAAAGGATGAATCCAATGATACTGATaatgagatagaaaagaaaagaagtcaATTGGAGAAACAACGGAATCATC CTAGTGGAAGTCATAGGATAGAGAATGAGAAGAATCAAGATAAGCATGTGCGAATGAACAGAAGACATGATTCAGAGGATGAATCCAGTGATACTGATAAGGagatggaaaagaaaagaagtctATTGGAGAGACAGCGGAGTCAACCTAGTCGAAGTCATAGGATAGAGAATGAGAGGAATCAAGATAAGCATGTTCGAATGAACAGAAGACATGATTCAGAGGATGAATCTGATGATACTGATAAGGagatggaaaagaaaagaagtcaattggagaaggagatggaaaagaaaagaagtcaATTGGAGAAACAACGGAATCAACCTAGTGGTAGTCATAGGATAGAGAACGAGAAGAATCAAGATAAGCATGTGAGAATGAACAGAAGACATGATTCAGAGGATGAATCCAGTGATACTGATaaggagatagaaaagaaaagaagtcaATTGGAGAAACAGCGGAATCGACATAGTGGAAGTCATAGGATAGAGAACGAGAAAAATAAAGATCAGCATGTGGGTAGAAGACATGATTCAGAGGATGagtctgatgatgaagattctgaTACCAGTTATGATAGGAGAAAATCTAAGATTACTGCAGGGAGACAAAAAGCAGTGGAAAAAGAGTCAGTTTCTCCAGTTGATGAGATTGATTTTAGACGGTACAAGTCTAGGAGAGATATTGCAGATGAAACAACTTATGAAAGTCATGAAAGAATGAGAGGGAAGGGGAGGCTTAATGTTGGAAATGAAGATGAGCAACCTGAGTCAAAATCAAGAAGTCGCCATTCTGTCAAAGGGGCAGAGCACAGTGGGGAGCAACAAAAGGACTCTAAAATTGAGTATGACTCAAATACTAGAGCATACTTAAATAAGGATGACAAGAAGAGGGAGGATTATTCAAGTTTTAGATCTGGGGGACAGCGTGATAATGAAACTATTGAACGGGGTGGTAGAAGTTATGGTAAGAATGACGAAACAGAACGCATTAGTAGAAAGGATGACCGGAATTATGAGGAAATAGGGGGAGGGAGAAGACAAAGCAGAGTTGAAGAGGAGCAAAGAGGGAGAAAGCATAGAAGAGATGAAGATTATGAATATAGAAGGCATATAAGGGATGATGAAGAGAATCAGCGTGGAAGTAGACGGCAGGTAAGAGGAGATGACGAAGAGCGAGAAAATAGAGGTCATGAGAGGGATAGGCAACTGGATTACTCGAAGAGAGCGAGATATGATGATTCTCGATCAAGCGAGAGAAAAAGGCATGATTACGATAAGCGTGATGATGATAGAGCTAGGCGTTGA
- the LOC126710380 gene encoding uncharacterized protein LOC126710380 isoform X1, with protein MYNGIGLQTPRGSGTNGYIQSNKFFIRSKTEKNSENGKGFEANPASAGLTRKPNRDILEHDRKRQIELKLVELEDQLTDEGCTDAEITKRLDEERKILEAAATAATSAFSQEGGNITNNKYSDTQTHQVAARKEKQMETLRSAFGIAASEPNEQSIEGSDDVRNGRKDGLGDDIKHYEKREHAFLDREFRGKKNMDEDQKVEKDDKKKGLKESRHHKKEGSKKRRHETDSSDTDSHGENSKALQKKHRRGNRVTDRESDSDIDADKKHKPSKKHKKSKIRDSDDSDSATDSDSNVNVRKTSRKHKKSKVHNIDDSDSATDSDMDADKKHKTLKHKNQKHDSDGSDSATDDSSNESSKRGDKYRTSNRRHGSSDGYGSTKPRIQNRDQHLRTSRRHDSKDESNDTDNEIEKKRSQLEKQRNHPNGSHRIENEKNQDKHVRMNRRHDSEDESNDTDKEMEKKRSRLEKQRSQPSGSHRIENEKNQDKHVRMNRRHDSEDESSDTDKEMEKKRSLLERQRSQPSRSHRIENERNQDKHVRMNRRHDSEDESDDTDKEMEKKRSQLEKEMEKKRSQLEKQRNQPSGSHRIENEKNQDKHVRMNRRHDSEDESSDTDKEIEKKRSQLEKQRNRHSGSHRIENEKNKDQHVGRRHDSEDESDDEDSDTSYDRRKSKITAGRQKAVEKESVSPVDEIDFRRYKSRRDIADETTYESHERMRGKGRLNVGNEDEQPESKSRSRHSVKGAEHSGEQQKDSKIEYDSNTRAYLNKDDKKREDYSSFRSGGQRDNETIERGGRSYGKNDETERISRKDDRNYEEIGGGRRQSRVEEEQRGRKHRRDEDYEYRRHIRDDEENQRGSRRQVRGDDEERENRGHERDRQLDYSKRARYDDSRSSERKRHDYDKRDDDRARR; from the exons ATGTATAACGGAATAGGGTTACAGACTCCGAGAGGGTCAGGCACCAATGGGTACATACAGAGCAACAAGTTTTTCATCAGGTCTAAGACTGAGAAGAACAGTGAGAACGGCAAGGGATTCGAGGCGAACCCGGCTTCGGCCGGTCTCACTAGGAAACCCAACAGAGATATTCTCGAGCACGATCGCAAGCGTCAGATTGAGCTCAAGCTCGTCGAACTCGAGGACCAGCTCACCGATGAGGGTTGCACCGATGCTGAGATTACCAAGCGGCTCGACGAGGAACGGAAGATCCTAGAAGCTGCTGCCACAGCCGCCACCTCTGCTTTTTCCCAGGAAGGAGGGAATATCACCAATAATAA ATATTCAGATACACAGACCCACCAAGTTGCTGCCAGAAAAGAGAAGCAAATGGAAACTTTAAGATCTGCTTTTGGGATAGCTGCATCTGAACCTAATGAGCAAAGTATTGAAGGCAGTGATGATGTCAGAAATGGCCGGAAGGATGGTCTTGGTGATGATATCAAGCATTATGAGAAACGTGAACATGCTTTTTTGGATAGAGAGTTCAGGGGGAAGAAAAACATGGATGAAGATCAGAAAGTTGAAAAAGATGATAAGAAAAAGGGTCTTAAAGAATCAAGGCACCACAAGAAGGAAGGAAGTAAAAAGAGAAGACATGAAACTGACTCTTCTGATACAGATAGCCATGGGGAGAATTCCAAGGCTCTTCAAAAGAAGCACCGCAGAGGTAATAGGGTCACTGATCGTGAAAGTGATTCTGATATTGATGCTGATAAGAAGCACAAGCCTTCTAAGAAGCATAAGAAAAGCAAAATACGTGACAGCGATGATTCTGATTCTGCTACTGATTCTGACAGCAATGTCAATGTGCGGAAGACTTCAAGGAAGCACAAGAAAAGCAAGGTGCACAACATTGATGATTCTGATTCTGCTACGGATTCTGATATGGATGCTGATAAGAAGCACAAGACATTAAAGCACAAGAACCAAAAACATGATAGTGATGGTTCTGATTCTGCTACCGATGACTCAAGCAATGAGAGTTCCAAAAGGGGGGATAAGTATAGAACATCTAATAGGAGGCATGGCTCCAGTGATGGTTATGGTTCAACTAAGCCTCGTATACAGAATCGGGATCAGCATTTGAGAACAAGTAGAAGACATGATTCAAAGGATGAATCCAATGATACTGATaatgagatagaaaagaaaagaagtcaATTGGAGAAACAACGGAATCATCCTAATGGAAGTCATAGGATAGAGAATGAGAAGAATCAAGATAAGCATGTGCGAATGAATAGAAGACATGATTCAGAGGATGAATCCAATGATACTGATAAGGagatggaaaagaaaagaagtcgATTGGAGAAACAGCGGAGTCAACCTAGTGGAAGTCATAGGATAGAGAATGAGAAGAATCAAGATAAGCATGTGCGAATGAACAGAAGACATGATTCAGAGGATGAATCCAGTGATACTGATAAGGagatggaaaagaaaagaagtctATTGGAGAGACAGCGGAGTCAACCTAGTCGAAGTCATAGGATAGAGAATGAGAGGAATCAAGATAAGCATGTTCGAATGAACAGAAGACATGATTCAGAGGATGAATCTGATGATACTGATAAGGagatggaaaagaaaagaagtcaattggagaaggagatggaaaagaaaagaagtcaATTGGAGAAACAACGGAATCAACCTAGTGGTAGTCATAGGATAGAGAACGAGAAGAATCAAGATAAGCATGTGAGAATGAACAGAAGACATGATTCAGAGGATGAATCCAGTGATACTGATaaggagatagaaaagaaaagaagtcaATTGGAGAAACAGCGGAATCGACATAGTGGAAGTCATAGGATAGAGAACGAGAAAAATAAAGATCAGCATGTGGGTAGAAGACATGATTCAGAGGATGagtctgatgatgaagattctgaTACCAGTTATGATAGGAGAAAATCTAAGATTACTGCAGGGAGACAAAAAGCAGTGGAAAAAGAGTCAGTTTCTCCAGTTGATGAGATTGATTTTAGACGGTACAAGTCTAGGAGAGATATTGCAGATGAAACAACTTATGAAAGTCATGAAAGAATGAGAGGGAAGGGGAGGCTTAATGTTGGAAATGAAGATGAGCAACCTGAGTCAAAATCAAGAAGTCGCCATTCTGTCAAAGGGGCAGAGCACAGTGGGGAGCAACAAAAGGACTCTAAAATTGAGTATGACTCAAATACTAGAGCATACTTAAATAAGGATGACAAGAAGAGGGAGGATTATTCAAGTTTTAGATCTGGGGGACAGCGTGATAATGAAACTATTGAACGGGGTGGTAGAAGTTATGGTAAGAATGACGAAACAGAACGCATTAGTAGAAAGGATGACCGGAATTATGAGGAAATAGGGGGAGGGAGAAGACAAAGCAGAGTTGAAGAGGAGCAAAGAGGGAGAAAGCATAGAAGAGATGAAGATTATGAATATAGAAGGCATATAAGGGATGATGAAGAGAATCAGCGTGGAAGTAGACGGCAGGTAAGAGGAGATGACGAAGAGCGAGAAAATAGAGGTCATGAGAGGGATAGGCAACTGGATTACTCGAAGAGAGCGAGATATGATGATTCTCGATCAAGCGAGAGAAAAAGGCATGATTACGATAAGCGTGATGATGATAGAGCTAGGCGTTGA